GTACTGCCACTCACAGCTGGGaatccttctgcttttcccctcacCTCAATTGTCAGATTGAACCCAGTCAGACAACTCACAGGAAATAAGTGGTAGGACCAAGCCATCAATAATTAGCCCTTGCTAACTGCCTCAGCATGAGTGGTGTCACTCACTTGTCACTCAGATGATCAGATCCAAAGGTATAAAAGGTAATTCTCActtgcttaaatattttaatgcatgtAAATTGTGCATAAAAGATACTGTACTAAACCCAAGGCTTTTAATCATTGAGTTTTGTGTTAAGTCCTGCACACACTACATTTCAGTAGAAGGTgggtgaaaaataaagaagtcaTCAATTTCCAGAatcatttctctccctttcccaatGGAAAAACATTAATCTCAGTCATTACACAGACAGAACAAGGCCTTAGTTAATTTTTACAGCATTATATTCATGGTAAAAAAGCCACACCTATTCTTTAACTCTGAGTTTTGTTCTCCCTTCGTGTTTCTGTGACAGCCAAACAGAGATAGCAGAAGCAGAAACTGATAACTGCACAGTGTCCCAGGCTTTGCCACACTCCTGCACCtcccagcactgaggaaaaTGGTTTAACATCAGTCCAGACAGGGTGGCAGAAACCAGACTGATCCTGCCCCCCAGGAATACAAACATCTCTAGAAGAAATTATAAAGAAAGGATAATTAAAGAGCACTTTTCAACTAAGACTGTAATCTAAGTAGCATGTAACAGGATAATGATATTGAGAACATAATTATTAAATAGTTCTGTCAAAAATGGTTATTATTCATCTATAGAGCAGGAGAGTCTGATCTTTCACAGTAATATAACATTTTAATTCCTGACAAAGTGACTGAAATAGCACTAGGAAAGCATTCAAATGGAGGATTTTGAATGATTTAGAAGGAAGAGCACTGTGCTTATCAGAAGGGGCTGTCATTCAGATGTTTAGtcagaaataatttcccaatTCTCTTCTCAGCTCCTACATGACTGGTGAAATACAATTTGTGTATAGTCTGACTGAACAGTAGAGCCACCTCCCATTTGCAAGAGATACTAAACAAAGGGATTAAGGAATTTTATATCCTACAGGCCATCTCCAAACATACATTGTccttataaattaaaaaatgagttCTATCTGAAGGGGCAACCATAACATAGAAAATTAAAGATCTTGAATTAGCAGGAAACTCAGATTTTGCATATACAttatcacagaaatatttttaaaagaaactgatCAGAGGCATTTGAGCCCACTCTGCAAACCTCATGCTGGCTGTACAGACCACACACAAATGCAGCGGAAGAAACAacctaaaataatttctgtgagtTGAACAGGAATGCTCACATAATCACTGGAAATGCTCTTAATTGGTGTGGCTCAGTGGTGCATTTCAGAGCTGTTAGATCTTCTGCCCCTCTGGAACTCTTTTCATGtcctggcaatcccagcccagccagcagttTGTTTATCATATTCAGGATGAATTTCCGGATCTCCAACAAAGTGGTATTTACTCCGAGGCAGGGAAGACTGCAGTAATCCAATAAGTTCTCATTAGCCTAAAATGCAAAAACATCTGCTGGGGTCATGAGCTGCTTTGCTGTTGATGAGCACAAGCTCAGCTCCCTTTGCAGCTCATGTGAACAAAGAgttgaggatttggggtgtggggaggggacaaAGGAACCTCGGGgatttccagagctgcagctccaccccagagcaccctgggcaggggggaTCCTGCATTACCTtgaccccagagcccccatCGCAGGGAGCACAGGAATTACAGCAAAAATGCCTTGACTCagccctcctgagctgctggtcAGGGGCTGGCACAGAATGTGGCCACAGCACCCAGGCAGGGCAAGCTGCAGGGCAAACCCAGCCTCAAAGCTTTGCCAATCTCTTCTTAAACAATCGAGAATTTTGCAAGGGACAAATACTTCCATTTCTTGCTCCCCCTTCCTCCCAGGCTCTCACCCACCTGGCTCAATTCACAACTGCTTTCAGTTTTTggaggaaggcaaaaaaaatcccttccccccaaaaaagcaccTTAACACAGGAATGTTAACAACTGGTCAAGAATTTCTGGCCTAAAAGATGAATAAATAAGTTATAAGTACTGCACAAGttcaaacaaaactaaattaaatctCCATTGATAGAAGTTACAGTAAGGAGAACATCATTAATtccacagggggaaaaaagacacaTAACCTGAATAAAAAGAGCCCTTAATTTGTTTAGGATTCCAACCGATTTAGAGCATGTGACATTGTCAGAAAATAagtggaaaatacaaaataagtgGTGTCACATCTGTTTAGCTCCTGCTCCAGTGATTCTGCagttctttgttgttgtttgtacAGTGCTAAATGACAGCAGCCAATTCTGTGGCTATTTCAAGGTGGAGGAGCCTAAAACACTTCTGCAAAGAGCCAAAACAGGACCACTTAAAAACAACATTGATgaaaatcaagaagaaaaagtcTCAGTTCAAAGTAGTTTAAAACCCTTTCCTGGAGAGGCCAAGCTGCTTTAGCTAACACTTGTTGTACCATTTGTACGAAGAATTACACAAGTGCTCCGTTTAAAGAACGGccaaaatgctgaaattaatGCCTCTGATTCTTCTGAAACAATGAGTGCACATCCCCGGGCACAGAATTGTTGTGGAGCAGCAGTttggctccagccccaggactCCCCTTTGCCTCGTGGGAGGATGAGGAGTGCAGCGAGTGCCGCCTGCAGCAGCGGGGCTGAACTGCTGCCCCCGCAAGATTTACAGCCTTTAATTGCGCTCACGCAAGCGCCTCCCCGGGGGAGAACTGCAACATTCCACTGCTCTGCCGAGGGAAAATCTGCATTGCTGGCTGTTGCTTAAGGAACGTTTGGGTGTAGGTAGATGTCgccttgatttttaaaaattttctaagccttctgatgtttacattatTGTAATGAACTtcctcacacactttctgtaaataacttattgttttgcgTTCTTctatggaagaagagaaatttgatggactgttggtttgaccagtgtcattggagaggtggcagtgtcacttttagaaatctataaatgttagaatcagaaaataaacttcccttttttaccttgagaacagcagtgGTGCACTCGTgttatttcatgtcctatagTAACAGGTATACACATCCAACAGCATCTCAAGGGTAGAAAGTCACTTGACTGCAAAGGATGGGTTTAAattaaagtatttcttttaagaaaaatattttttcagacaaTCAGTAGGGAATCTTATGAAAGACATTCTGATATGCCTGTGCTGAGATATTATAATCAAGACACTGcaatattgattttaatttcatccctcccctcccatATTTAGGATGACCCTTCCCAACTTTCAGTGTCAGAATTGACACACTGATCATAAAGAGGTTAAAGGTGTGAGGACACACAGCTCAGCAATAACCCAAACAAGTTTCATCATGTTGGAGCCTTTCTACCCACATCTCCATCCACCAAAACCAACCAGCCCAAGCATTTACAGCCAAGCTGACTTTGCTGGGCAAAGTTCTCCATCCAGTGGCCAAATTCATGGATGCAGCTGAtgctcctgccccagagctggatgcagctgcACCACCCACACTGCTGATGTGCTGGATTGCAGCCACACAGGTGAACTGCCAGGTGCAGATTGTAACgaaaaagaaataacagatGGATATCCTGAAATAACACTGGTTCACAGAGGAGCTATGCTAAAAAAATGACACTGAGATTGTAGGCAAGGAGGGTCTGAACAATTTGTTTTATGGGTATGGCACATCTACTGATCCAGTTACTTAATTTACtcctgatttttaataaaaggagaaaagaatcTAGTTAGACCTTTAGTAGTGTCCGAACAGCACCTGAAGGAGTACAAGGATAATACTCCAGGTATCTTAGGAGTAGGCCAAAAAGCCTTACAGACACAGCTTAAGCtagaaatgtgaaaaatcatCACAAAATGAGGTTCCACAGGTTAAAAAGTACAGGTTACAGCACATcttccagagaaaaatgtagagaaaaggaaaggatgtTGAAGAAATATGCTAGATGTGGCTTGGGTGTTCCTAGCACAGCACATGCACTCAGTGATGAGGTTTGTGGtttctttccccattcccaaccctTGGTGCTCATGGGACACTTGGTGTGTACAAGTGCATCACTGGACTGTGCAGTATGAGCCCTAAGTAAGGCCAGATGGaaacagaagctgctgcaggaaatcaGTGAACATAAAACTTGAAGGCTACTGATAGAGCAGTGGAGAATAGtctttattattaaaaacaataaaatcctTAAAGATTAGTCAGGTTTATACAAAAGCATTTGtaatttcaataatttaattACAAGGCAATTAGGCAATGAAGAAGTAGTGAGAAGTTACCAAAACTTCTCACTCGTTTAAAGTGACCAGGCTCCTTCTAAGCAAGTGCTTTATATCCACCCAGCACATCCAGAAATATGGGACAGATCAGAGTTCCTGCAGAAGTTGTTCAGTGAGCAACCAATGCTCAAGCTGTAATTACCACACAGGTCAGATTTGCCAGGAATAACACTTCTTATCATTTACCTTTCAGTTCTGTCAGGGCAGAAAGGGATGGAAAACCTGTCACAGAAATCCCCATTAAAAGCAAGCAGTGATGTCTCCCTGTGGGACAGGCTGTAGAACAATTCTCCAATTCCTGTATCAGTGAGCACCCCTGCTGCTGGCTTCACTGAAAAACTGGGCAAGTTGGATGtccacagcagaaataaaaggataaGAAGTCTGCTGGCTTTAAGTTAGTACCTACCCAGTAGTAAAACACTACAGAAAGTCAGTTGAAATACCAGCGTTTCACAACATCTACTCCATGCTTCTCTTCACACAAGTACTGGTTATGCAGAGAAACTTCTTTACTGGCTTCAAAGGACAGGTTCTGCACATCTGTGAAGCTCCTGGAACACATGAAGCTAAATCAGTGACTCTGAAGGACAAAAATTCTGCTTTAGCCCAAAGATTGCATGCCTGGACATGTGCATCTTTCTCCTACTATGGCCccacaagaagaaaacaaatgtaaaatgtgaattttcttctcagaagtAAGAATTAGGAGGAGAGATGGAGCAGTTGAGTGGCTTAATGGTCTATTCATCTTTAACTCAAATCTCTTCTGGCAatgaaggaagggaaggacaTTGGTCATGCTTTATCTCTTCTTCACCCTCCCAGGGatgctttgtattttttgtcacaacagctgaggaaaaaacctTCTCTGTGCTCCTTGTGCCTTCTCAAGGATGACACATTTGCAGGGTTGTTATTTAGGACAGATTGCAGTTCACTTTTCTGTCTCCTGGGTTTCTCCACTCCTACATACCTAAATTTACTAAGTCTGTTCTTGCTCAGTGAAATTCTCAGCTGAAGTGGCAGAGAATGGCACACTGAGGTGGCTCACCCGGAGtacaaacccaaccccaaacatCCTCCTGTgactgcaggcagggcagggacagaaatATGACTGCTACAAAGAGAATTACACTTAGTGCTACCTCAGATAacccttctccagcctgagtTCTGGATTTGTTCTGGCAAGGGATATAGATTTTCCTCCAAATATTTAGTCAACAAGTCTTTCCACCCAATTGTTGTGATACCTTTGAAGCCCTTTACTCAGTTGCTGAGACACTTCTTGAAGCTCCTTCAGTGCACCAAGTGCTTTTGCACCATCCTCTGAGTGGTCTGGCATAACTTCTGTCAGAAGCTCCTGTGTGATCATTAATTGCTTTTCCAGTTCATCTGGAAGATGAGAAGTTAAAGATATTACTAAAAATGAGCCAGTTAGTTAATATAAGATATTAACAGCTGGAATAACCCAGAGACAggtgaaaaaatgacaaaaaaatattcagctttcaCAAAAACACCATGAAACTGAaagccaaattatttttcactgttgTGACTAGCACCAGCAACAGGCTATTAAAATTGCTCATCAAGCTCTCTTTTAGAGTATGTCAAAGATTTTTAAGAGAAATGCGAGAGAAAAAACAAGTTTTAGACATTCAAAGTTCCCTGGCCAGCTTCATGTATTGCTGTTGGCATGTACCCCCTCCATGAAAGTTACTCAGCCATTTCCTTCAACattcacaaacaaaaaaatgcaccTATTCCTTTCTAGTCTTCTCACAAGAATTCTAAATTCttcaagaaatgtttttcatttgtcttaAAGTGCAAGATGATTGTAAATTATTCAAGAATCTTGTTTTTTGCAGACCAGCAGTtcaaaaatgtaactttttgtCCAGACTTCAATACAAAAGGCATGTACTGATTGAATAAATATTCTGATTCAAGACAGCACACAATAATATTTAAGTTCCAGTTCTGCAAGAAACATGAGCAAGTCCGCCCAGGTGACTCTGTCCctcaaacacagaaacaagaaaGATCAGAGCATTCCTACAacttaggaaaaagaaagggggaggAATGCCATGAATACAgttaaaatacacagaaactTGCTAAAGAAGGCGCATATGAAAACTGAGCTAACTTaaaaagttcatttcttctctgCTACAAGGTAAGAAACTGTGTAGTTAAGTGgttaaacagaaataagaatTACACACAGCACAACATGTGATTATGTATTCACACAGGCTCTCAGAGCACACACAGTTCCTCCAGTGGCAGATGCAGCAGTAACAGCGTGAGAAGTTTTTTCAGCATAAACCCActaaaactgaaagcaaatttGAGAAATCAAATTTTCATACCAAGGTAGGTTTGCTTATCTCCTTCTATGTGAATGTTCTTTATGGGTAATTCGTGTCTGGTAGCATCCAGGGAAGCTGCAAAGCTTTTGTATTGCTCTTTAAACTGTTCACACACAGCAACGAGGGGAGACAGCACTTCTATCTGAAAGAGACACACTGAACAACACCTCTCCAAAAGCACATCTTCTGTAATTACACACCTGGctcattacaaaaaaaaatactttatgaTCAAACCAAATACCACTCTGAAATGCTTATTGACACAGGAATTCAAGAAGTCTGTGGTACAATAATCCTATCAAACTGTTGATTATGTTTTGCTCTATATTCCTCCAGTTCCCTTGTTTCTGTAGCTCAGAGAGATTGGCAACACAGCAAAGGGTTTTATATCAGAGCCTTTGACTGTAATTAACAAGTGTGCTCTCTCCAAAAGCCTTGTTCAATTTTTACAATATGTATTtgttaaaaagcaaagagattCAGTTTTGAAAATTCATTACTGAAACAAATTATTCATTAGAAGCCCGTCTTCTTACAATTAGGCCAGATACATACAAACAGATACAAACAAGGCAAATAAAGATGTTCACTCCTCTCTAAGGGGTGGCGTCTCAGCTCTGACCATAACTGGAGTTGTCTAAGTGTGGGatgttctgtggttttgggtACTTTCACCTCCTGGGCATCACCcagaccctgccctggcagccactGCAATCTCTGCCCTTGCCCAGGagcttctccttcctgcctgtCCACCAGGGAACTCAACAGTGACAAAGGTGCTGCAGGCCTCAACAGGAAGGAGATCTTTATTTCCTTAAAGATGTATGAAATTGTAACCCTGCAGgccacagaaacagagaaatctCCCCTGGATGAAGGACTACTTCATAAATTTTATGTACTTCATCAAGTTTGTGTAACTATCAGAGAAGGATTAATTAAAACTTACCTGTTTATCTAATATTTCATTGAGcttctgctctctctcctcGAGCAGAATTTCACGTTTCAGCTCCAAGAGCTTCTCCTGTTGTTTCCGCTTCTCTTCACACATCATTAAcaagtttttttctgctttttcctccatcttggcaacctttttttctgtctattaCATCCCAAACATATTCACAATTAAAACAATGCTACATCTGAGCAATTAACATAGTCTGGATAAAAAAATGCAAGCCTCAGATTAGACCAAAGAGTTTCAATTAATGAAGAGGAGAcctcacacagcacagaaaatcagaGTTAAAAACCTTCTTAAGACTCTTGCCCCACCCCTGCTTCtttttgtaaaggaaaatataCACACAGAGCACTGAGGGAACAAAGTCACTGTCACAGCCTTCACGTCAACtcacattttccccaaaacttcTGCCTCCCCCTAATTCCTAAGAACCAGCAGTAGCTTAATAAACTGGCACTGAATCCACTCTAAGAGTTGTCATAAGCAAGTCttatggttttaaaaaatgataaaaatatacATTCACAAAACCCTAAGTTTTGCAGGTCAGGAAGCatttaagaaattaaacaatTCCCCAATATCAAGTTCTATCTGAAACATCAAATATTTGAGCAACTCTCACCTTTATTCTTAGGAAAGTTAAAAGTAGTGTCTCAgattccagctctgccagcgGATCAAAAGAATCAGtttccttcagaaaagaaaagaatattttacatCAAGTTCAGTATTTAAACAATTGTTTTACCAGTGGTCAAATTAATTACCAAATTAATTACTAATAGTCCAATTCATGCCTGGAATCATCACTGCCAACAGGCAGCTCAATGATAAAACTTAGGGTTTTTAACACTCATGTTAATTAAATACATCTCTTTGTTCCACCAccttttgtaatattttcagCAGATTTTCATCATTCTGGTAAAGAATTTGAAGTTCCAGTGCTACACTGAATGAGATCCACAAATAAGGCCCTTTATATTAGATTGAATCAGTGTTTGTTCTCAGAACAAAAATGCCAGGAAATACTTAAAGATAATGTGATATAAATAACGAGTATGGGCAGGAATGCAAGAGGAATCCATCTGAGGGGATGCAACAATTGGAACAGATTTTTTATCACAAGTAAGGGAAGGAAAGCTCTGGTCAGTGTCCAGGTGTCTGATCAACACACCAAACACTGCCAGCACTGACTTCTGCAAGGAGGCTTTAGATCCTCCCAGGACCTCAGCTGTAATTTAGATTAAAGATAAACAGAAAATCTTCATTTCAAAGTAAATATCCTTACCAATGTAAGCAGTGAGACTCACCTCATCAGTCTCTCCActtattttctgtgtctctgaaTCCTCATCTGAAGCAGATTCTGAATAAGAACTCTTCTTGGGGTCACTTTTATCTGAATCACAACAACAAAGTTAGTGTGCTGCTCTTCTGTGAGGTCTGTAGGATGGGTCAATAGACCACCAGGTTCTTTAAAGGCAgagataatttcaaaattattgtGTGCACCAGTAAGAGAGATCTGTGCTCTATTTCTGGCTCTGATATACTCAGGAGCAGATATGGATCATTTAGCTTTAAGTGACAAAGAAATGCGATCCACTTTTCAGAAGGGCTGACACCCACCTGTTATAGGAACAAAGACTCAAGagtactttaatttttttactttattctttactttttgactttaaataaaaacagagcaCCCAAAAGATACCACAAATCAAGAGGTTAATTTAAACTCCAAAGGTATTAGTACCTCTGCTTAAAATCCTTTTGTGAATATACAAGAACACAACAATTTCTTATCCCCAGGTTTCAGtacatacattaaaaataaaaaaaaaaaacaaaaacagaaatagCATATGAATGGAAATTTACCATTAATATCAGAAATATCAAGCTCTGGtagcttcattttctcttcatctAATAAAGTGGACTGCAAGTCACCCTTCTCAAAACCAGCCTGATTCAATGAGCTGAGGTCCACACCTGTAAAAAGAAGCTGTGATCACACTAGAAGAATCAGAGCTAGAAGCATGAGGCTCAGCAAAAGTTAACAattccaggctgcagagcttcAGGGAAGCTGATCTGGTCACATCCGTCCCCTCACACCCCACTGTGACCTGAGAAATGCTCCTTAGACCTTGATGAACTCCACCTGGACAAGGCTCCTCCTGAGCTCATCAGAAACACTCTCTCTTCCCAGCAATGTTTTCTAATGAACAGCCttcaaaacttatttttcttgaatCTCCTAAGGAAGTTACCAACTGGAATTGCAGCCAGAATGGAAAATTATTATGGCTAAAGCTCACTCTCTAATCACCCCATAAAGTGAGACTCTTTGGGCTCCCAATtcactgaaaacaaaggaatAATTTGTCTCAATAACTGGAGATTTGTGGAGACAACCAAGGACTACCAGTAATACCAGACAGGAACCATTggtaacaacaaaaataaaaatggacgGTTTTGCAGACAGATTTTCAGTCACTCACATTTGGTTTaacagaaagataaaataaaaaaagcagagtAGTGGTGAGGGCATAGGAAAAGAACCATTCAAAACCTTGTGCAGAATGCAGGAAAAACCCAATCACTCAGTTCCAGAGCCAGGACCTGATTTGTCTTAGTCCCATCAAGTTTCTTAATTTCCTATGCATACAAATAATAACTGCCAgtaatgcaaacaaaacaaaatatcaaTACCTTAGCGTTGTTAAGAGTTTCATAGGctggaaacacaaaataataacttttaaaCACCACTAGTAAAACTTACTAGCAGAAGTTTCATGATTCTGAGAGACAACCGCACTTGCTTTAGTTCTAGAAGATGCCAGAGAACTATTTGACGAAGAGGAACTTGACGAAGCatcctgaaaataaagaaaacagcttAGACAGAACATAACCAGCAATATCTTACTTTCAATTTAAATGCTGACAATACACAGCTAAACTCAGGGCACCCTGCTGCTTTACAAGTCACCCCAGTACAGTCCCAAGCTCCCACCTAGCAGCACTCCACAACTCCCTCATAACCCCGGCAAAGGTGGTTCCCCTCCgttttgtttttgtctgtttgtttgtttggggtttttttttgtttgtttgattttttatttctcctcacTGCCACAGGTCCAAGCAGCCCCACACGTCCAAGCAGCCCCACACACCTTTTCTGCCTTTCGCTGAGCGACGCCTGAGCTTGGCTGTTTCGGCACCTTCTTGCTGTGTTTCTTATCGAACTGCAGGTAGCGAGACTGCACGATTCTTCCTCCTAAAGAGAGCAAAGAGAGCTCAGCCGGGCCCACCGCGGGCCGTCCCGCCTCAGGTCGGGTCCCccctgggccgggccgggccgggctcccgCCTCAGCCAGCGCGGGTCCGCCCTCACCCCACGCTACCTTTCCGCTTAGCCTTAGGCGTTTGTCCGGCCGCCGCCGTGCCGCTGCCCTCCGAGGACATCGCGCCGAAGCAGCGGCGGGTAGACGAGAGGCCGGGCGGGGGTCGCTCCCCCTCAGCCCAGAGCCGCCGCAGCCGCCATCGCGTTTGAATCACCGCGCATGCGCGCGCCGAGGCGGGAGCGGTGAGGGGATGGCAGCGCGCCCCCTGGCGGTGCGGAGGAATGAAACGAGCCCTGGCGGCTGCGCTGCTTTTATGTAAAGAGATAAAGGAGGGTCTGGGTACTCCTGCAGTACTGCTGGCACTAAAAGTGCTCCTTGCCTCAGGCTTTTGGTGGGAGGTAGCTTTAGGTGGTAGAATCTCTTCTGGGCTCATCAGTACAAGAAAGATAAGGGGCTACTGGAGAGAATCCAGCGcaggccacaaagatgatgaggagtctggagcatctctgtgatGAGGAGagactgtgggagctgggcctggtTAGCCCAGAGAAGAGAGGGCTGAGAGAAGATCCCATCAAtcctatataaatatataaatatctcCAAGGGGTGTGCAGAGGATGGTGCCActgctcagtggtgcccagtgacaggacgAGGAGTAATGGGCACAAACTAATACATAAGACAAACccctcaacatgaggaagaactttacgTTGAGAGTGGCCGAGgactggaacagctgcccagggaggatgTGGAGTTTCCCTCTCTGGAGAGAGGCGTTCCTGGGTCATCTGCTCCAGGTGGAGACAGGACTGGGTGGTCTCCgaatgtcctttccaacctaaacaattctgtgattctggcaACCACTGTGCCCCAGTGCCCTGACACACCGAGCACCAGCCACCCCACAACTGCCGCAGCAGTGGGCGGGGGCGCTCCCGGCCAAGCAGGACTCCAGGTTCTTTGGTTTTGACATGAATCCACCCCTACTGcctcagacagacagacagacagacagacagacagacagcaccTGGCTGCTGCCGCCCACTCGCGGCGGGAGCGAGAAGCGGGCTCGGGGCTCGAACCCGTGCTCCCCGGATCTCCCCCCTCCACTCCACTCAGGCCGCGCtgccgctccgcgcccgccgccccaGCCCTGCCGCAGGGCGGCGCGTGCGCAGGGCGAGCGCGGCGCTGAATGGGCGCGCCCCGGCCCCCCACCCGGAAGTGGCGCGCGCGGGGCCtgtggcggcggcggggccgggccgggcggccgCGCTTCGACACCGGCGCAGGTAACGGGCCCCGCGCTCCTCTTCCCCCGGCTCTGCAAACCCCCAGTTTCTTCGCTACGGGCTACCCAGCGCTGCGGTGGCCGTGCCTTGCAGCGACCGGTCTCGCACCGGGCGCTGTGGGCGGCCggggcagctctgaggaggCGTGTGGGGGTCGGCTCTGAGGGGATCTGTGAGGGTCGGTGCCTCGGGGCAGATGTGTGGGAGCGCAGGAGGGTCAGCTCGGAGGGGCTGTCTGGAGGTCACTTCCAGCCTGGGGCAGCCGCCCTGAGGAGCTCGGGGCCGGAGCGGTTCCCCGGGACGCCCTGAGGAGCTCGGCTGTGCCGGGCtccggggctgtgcccggctctggggggctgtgcccggctctggggggctgtgccctgtTCCGGGGGCCGTGCCCGTCTCCGGGGGCTATGCCCGGGCTCCGGGGGCCGTGCCCGTCTCCGGGGGCTATGCCCGGGCtccggggctgtgcccggctctggggggctgtgcccggctctggggggctgtgccctgtTCCGGGGGCCGTGCCCGTCTCCGGGGGCTATGCCCAGGCTCCGGGGGCCGTGCCCGTCTCCGGGGGCCGTGCCCGTCTCCGGGGGCTATGCCCGGGCTCCGGGGGCCGTGCCCGTCTCCGGGGGCTATGCCCGGGCtccggggctgtgcccggccctGGGGGCCGTGCCCGGGCCCCGGGGGCTGTGCCCGGCTCCGGGGgccgtgcccagctctgggggctaTGCCCGGGCtccggggctgtgcccggctcCGGGGGTTATGCCCGGGCTCCGGGGCTATGCCCGGCTCGGGGGCTGTGCCGGGCTCCGGGGCTGTACCGGGCACGGGTAATGCTGATAAACTTTGTGTCAGCCGTGCCCGGGGAGCTGGCGGTGCCCAGGGGAAGGGAAGTGTCTGATCCCGGCTGTGCCTCCAGTTTCTCGGGCAGAGCCTGCCCGCTGAGCAGGGCACGGTGTTGCTTCCAGCTCCTGTTTTTTTCCGTCCCCTGCTTgtgatttttcagtgtttcctgaTGTCTCTGGCTCTCGGTATGAACAGCCTATAATCTTTCAGACACATATCTCACGATCTTTCAAAAAATTCGTTAAAACTCTCAGG
The DNA window shown above is from Camarhynchus parvulus chromosome 28, STF_HiC, whole genome shotgun sequence and carries:
- the HAUS8 gene encoding HAUS augmin-like complex subunit 8; the protein is MSSEGSGTAAAGQTPKAKRKGGRIVQSRYLQFDKKHSKKVPKQPSSGVAQRKAEKDASSSSSSSNSSLASSRTKASAVVSQNHETSASVDLSSLNQAGFEKGDLQSTLLDEEKMKLPELDISDINDKSDPKKSSYSESASDEDSETQKISGETDEETDSFDPLAELESETLLLTFLRIKTEKKVAKMEEKAEKNLLMMCEEKRKQQEKLLELKREILLEEREQKLNEILDKQIEVLSPLVAVCEQFKEQYKSFAASLDATRHELPIKNIHIEGDKQTYLDELEKQLMITQELLTEVMPDHSEDGAKALGALKELQEVSQQLSKGLQRSFTDVQNLSFEASKEVSLHNQYLCEEKHGVDVVKRWYFN